The sequence below is a genomic window from Carboxydothermus pertinax.
GGACTAAACCGGGCTATCGCCCCGGCGCGCAAATAATCTCCGTAGGAAAACCCCCCGGGCAAGACAATGCAGTCTACATCAAAACTATCGTCCTTATGCCAAATATAAACCGTCTCCTGCCCAAAGACGTTTTTTAAAACATGATTGCAATCGGCATCGCAGTTAGAGCCCGGAAATACCACCACCCCAAACTTCATCTTAACCCTCCACCCGTACCGTAAATTTTTCTACGACCACATTGGCCAAAAGTTTATCCGCCATTTCCTTTACCTTCTCTTCCACTTCCTTTAAATCATTCCCTTCTACTTCTAAGGTAATATATTTGCCAACTCTAACTTTTTTTACTTCCTCATACCCGAGGGAGTGTAAGGAATTTTTTACCGCTTCCCCCTGGGGGTCTAAAACTTGGGGCTTTAATTCCACAATTACATGGGCAATAGCCATAATTTGCCTCCCTTCTTTACGCTTTTTCTTTTATTCGCTTTAATATTTCAAGATAAGCCTCCGCCACGCCCCCTAAATCCCTTCTAAACCGGTCTTTATCAAGCTTTTCTTTAGTGTCCTTATCCCAGAGTCGACAGGTGTCTGGAGAAATTTCATCCCCGAGAAGGACTTCCCCGTTAAACCTGCCAAATTCCAGCTTGAAATCCACCAGTAGAATGTTCAAAGAAGAAAAGAATTCCACTAAAAGCTTATTTATTTTAAGAGCCGTCTCTTCAAGATAGTTAATTTCCTCCTGGGTTGCCAGATTTAAAACTTTGGCGTGGCTATGATTTATCAAAGGATCTCCTAATTCATCATTTTTGTAGTATAACTCCACCACGGGCAAGGGTAAGGTTGTCCCTTCCGGAAGACCCAAACGTTTAGATAGAGATCCTGCCGCAATATTGCGAACCACCACTTCTAGAGGAATAATCTCCAGCTTTTTTACCCGGTGTTCCCGCTCTCCAATTAAATCAATAAAATGAGTTTTAATTCCCTGTTTTTCTAAATACTTAAAGATATAGGCCGAAATCTGGGCATTCAAGTAGCCCTTATTTTCTATTTCACCTTTTTTCTTACCGTCAAAAGCTGTGGCTGCATCCTTGTAATACACTACCACCTCCTCGGGATTTGCGGTGGCATAAACGATTTTAGCTTTTCCCTCATAAAGAAATTTTTTCTCCATTACCTCTACCCCTTTCTATAAACCAAATCTTTGAAATATTGTATCAATATGTTTTAAATGGTAGTTATAATCAAAAAGCTCTTCAATTTCTTCTGGCTTTAAAAGCCCCAAAAGTTCCTGGTCAGCAAGTAAAAGTTCTTTAAAGTTTTTCCCGGTCTTCCAGGCAGTCATCGCATTTCGCTGCACAATTTTATAAGCCACTTCCCGTAAAATACCCTTTTCCACTAAAGCTAAAAGCACCCGCTGGGAATAAATAAGCCCACCGGTTAAATTTAAATTTTTCTCCATGTTCTTGGGGTAAACATTTAAGTTCTCCAAAACCTCACTAAAAACGTGCATCATATAGTAGAGGGTCGCGGTGGCATCGGGTAAAATCATCCGTTCCGCCGAGGAGTGGCTGATATCACGCTCCTGCCAGAGGACTACATTTTCTAAAGAAGCAATGGAGTAGCTCCTTACCACCCGGGCAAGCCCAGAGATCCGCTCACATAATACGGGATTTCGTTTGTGGGGCATTGCCGAAGACCCTTTTTGGCCTTCGGTGAACGGCTCTTCTAACTCCAGAATTTCCGTCCGCTGTAAGGTTCGAATTTCAGTAGCAAATTTATCAAAGGTAGTGGCGATTAAAGCTAAAGTTAAGACAAACTCGGCATGCCGGTCCCTTTGAATTATCTGAGTAGAAACTTTCTCCGGAGTTAAACCTAATTTTTCACAAACCCGTTGTTCTACTTCCGGTGGCACATTGGCATAAGTCCCCACCGCTCCGGAAATTTTTCCAACGCTAATTGTTTTAATAGCCGCTTTTAACCGCTCCATATTTCGTTCAATTTCCGACGCCCACAAAAGCATCTTCAGGCCAAAAGTGATAGGTTCCGCATGAACCCCGTGGGTACGGCCAATCATCACCGTGTAGCGGTACTGCTCGGCAAGCGTAAGGGTAAGCTTATGTATCCCTTCAAGCTTTTTTAATAAAAGTTCCCCGGCTTCTTTTAACTGTAAAGCTAAGGCAGTATCCAGGACATCCGATGAAGTTAAGCCTTTATGAATGTATTTACTTTCTTCACCTACATACTCGGCAACATTAGTAAGAAAAGCGATAACATCATGCTTCACAGTTTTTTCAATCTCTAACACCCGGGCCACATCAAAATTGGCTTTCTCTTTAATCACCTTTGCTGCGTCCTTGGGGATTAAGCCTAATTCTCCCATGGCTTCCGCCACCGCCACTTCGACCTGAAGCCAGGTGCGAAATTTAGTTTCATCAGACCAGATTTTTTTCATTTCCGGTAAAGTGTAACGGGCAATCATCACCACACCTCCAATAGTAGTTTTAGGACAATTTTGCTAATAGCTTTTGTTCTTTTTCTTCCACTTCCAGGGCAAGCTTTTCTTTATAAGCGTAAAGCTTTTGGGCCAGGCTTTCATCGCTTAAACTTAAAATCTGCACCGCCAGAAGCCCCGCATTTTTAGCGGCGTTTATGCCTACTGTAGCCACCGGTACTCCCGGGGGCATCTGGGCTATCGCTAAAAGGCTGTCTATCCCCTCAAGGGAAGCTTTAATCGGTATCCCAATAACCGGTAATGTTGTTACCGCCGCCAGAACTCCAGGAAGATGGGCCGCCATTCCCGCTGCCGCGATTATCACCCCAAAGCCTTTTTCCAGGGCGGAACGGGCGAAATTCAATGCTTTATCAGGGGTACGGTGGGCCGACGCCACCTTAACTTCGTATTCCACCCCAAACTCTTTTAAAACCTCTACGGCCTTTTTTACAACCTCCCAGTCAGAGTCGCTGCCCATGATTATCCCTACTTTGTACATTGTAAACACCTCCTGCAATATTATGAAAAAGAAAACCCCTACTACTCCCATTCAATAGTAGCAGGGGGTTTGCTGGTGATATCATACACTACCCGGTTAACTCCTTTCACCTCGCCGACAATCCTGGCTGAGATTTTTTCCAGTAGTTCGTAAGGTAACCGGACCCAGTCGGCAGTCATACCATCTTCGCTGGTTACGGCGCGCAGTGCTATAGTATAGGCGTAAGTCCGCTCGTCTCCCATAACCCCCACAGACTGCAAATTTGGCAGTACCGCAAAGGCCTGCCAGGTTTTCCGGTACCAGCCTGATTTCTTTAATTCATCGATAAAGATATAGTCGGCTTCCCGTAAGATCCTAAGCTTTTCTTCGGTTATCTCCCCTAAAACTCGCACCGCAAGGCCGGGTCCCGGGAAGGGATGGCGCCAGACAATACTTTCCGGAAGGCCAAGCTCAAGGCCAAGCTCCCGCACTTCGTCCTTAAAAAGCCACTTTAAGGGCTCGATTAGTTTAAATTTCATGTCTTCAGGCAGACCACCAACATTATGGTGGGATTTAATGGTAGCAGCAGTAGCGGTGCCGCTTTCCACCACATCCGGGTATAAGGTACCCTGGACGAGATATCGTATTTCGCCAAGTTTAGCTGCTTCTTCTTCAAAAACCCGGATAAACTCGTGGCCAATTATTTTTCTTTTTTGTTCGGGGTCACGAACGCCTTTTAATTTCCCTAAAAACCTCTCTTTTGCATCCACAAACACTAAATTCATCTGAAATTGCTCTTTAAAGGTGCGGACCACTTCATCAGCCTCACCTTTTCTAAGAAGCCCATGGTCCACAAAAATGCAGGTTAAATTATCGCCAACAGCTTTATGAACCAAAACCGCCGCCACAGAACTATCAACCCCGCCGGAAAGAGCACAAACGACCTTTTCATCCCCCACTTGCTCTTTTATTTCCTTAATTGCCCTTTGGGCAAACGATTCCATCGTCCAGTCGGGTGTAAGCTCGCAAATATTATATAAAAAGTTTTGCAGGATTTCTTTCCCTTTAGGAGTGTGAACCACTTCCGGGTGAAACTGCACCGCATATAGCTTTTGCTCCCGATTTTCCATTGCTGCAATTGGAGTATATTCCGTTTTCGCGGAAACTTTGAACCCTGCGGGAGCTTTGGCCACAAAATCCCCATGGCTCATCCAGCAAATTTCCGTTTCCTTTAAACCGGCAAAAAGCTTATCCCGATCTAAGATAAAAAGGGGGGTCTTTCCGTATTCCCTTCCTTCCGCCGGTCGCACTTCTCCACCCAGTTGGTGGGCCATAAGCTGCATTCCGTAGCAGATTCCCATAATCGGTATATTTAAACGATAAATTTCCGGATCAACCGTCGGTGCTCCTTCCCCGTAAACCGATGAAGGCCCTCCGGAAAACACAATCCCCCCTGGGTTTTCCTTAACGATTTTCTCCAGGGGGGTATTATAAGGCAACATTTCACAGTATATTTTTAATTCCCGAATTCTCCGGGCTATTAACTGACTGTACTGTCCGCCAAAATCCAAGACAATTACCTTAGACGCCATAAGTACCTCCTTTAAAGAGTGGTAGATAGTAGGTGGTAGGTGGTGGGTGAAATTTAATTACTTGTTGAAAAAAATTAAAATTATACCTGGTAAATCTCTGGTTTTAGGACGCCGATATAGGGAAGGTTACGGTAAAATTCGTTATAATCTAAACCATAACCTACAACAAACTTATCGGGAATTATAAAACCGTTGTAATCCACCGGCACTTCAATCCTCCGACGGCTGGGCTTATTTAGTAAAGTGCAGACTTTCAGGGATTTGGGATGGCGATTAGCAAGGTATTTGGTGAGATAATTTAAAGTAAGACCGGTATCGACTATATCCTCAATTAATAAAACATTGCGACCTTCAATTCCCCGGTCGAGATCTTTTAACACCCGGACTTCACCGCTGGTGGTAGTACCAGCCCCATAGCTCGATACCACCATAAAATCAATATTTACCGGTATGTCAATTTCCCGCATTAAATCGGACATAAAAAGCATAGCTCCCCGCAGGATACCAACAAGCAGTAATTCCTGTCCGGCGTAATCCCGGGAGATTTGCTGGCCAAGTTCTTTAACCTTCGCCCGTATTTCTTCTTCAGAAATTAAAATCTCAGCAACATCCTGATGCAAAACTATTCCTCCCATTAAATTTTTTATATTTTTAATTGATGCGGAAATTATACAAAAAAAACACGCCAGTGTCAAGAAATAACTTGTAAAATGTCTTTATAAGGTTAGTGGGGAACTGGCAATTTTACTTGCCTTCCGGTTTCTTTAAAGGTCACCCGCACCGCTAAAACAATTGTCCGGTTAAAACTACTCTTCGCCCGCAGCACAACTCTTTTTAATTTTTTATTTTTTTTCTCGAGATAAAATTTTCCTTCATAATCGTGATATAAATGCTTTAACACCGGATGAGTATATTCCGGCCACCCTTCAAAAACAATGCATCTAACTCCGCCAACCGTTTCGGTACCCCGGTAACGAAGGTTTTTAATTTGGTTAAAAGCCAAAACTTTTAAAGGATTTAACTCATTAACCAGAGCTTGGGCATCCCTTAAATTGATTCCTTTAAAGGTTAACCATTTACCCGTTTGGACATCGCGAAAATAAGTGGTATCATCAATGCACAAAATCTCCACCGGAGTCCCTAAAATCTTGCCTTTAGCCCAAGCCCCATTAGTAGTTTTAATTCCTTCGACCTGGCTTAAATAATTCACTTTTTCCTTTTCCAAAAGCCGAACTTCTGAAGTATAACTATAAGATGCTTCCTTTTCTATTTCCTCAAAAGCTTTTTTTATAAGCTCCTGCCCGTTATAGCCACTAGTAAAAATTTTTAAGCCCGCAATAAGCACTGCTATTACAACTCCTACGACCAGTAAATGCTTTTTTTGAGCAACCAAGTAAACCACATTCCCCCTCCTCACCGTTTTTTTCCAATCATATTGTTGAATTTAAGGAAATATGTCAAAATAAATTAGAAAAAACTTAGAAGGAGTGATGCAACATGAAAATTACTGCTGGTTCCCAAAATACTGAGCTTGTTTTAGAATTGGCCGCCAAAGAAGCCATCCAGGAAAATATCAAGAACGTTGTGGTTGCTACCTGCAGCGGTGCTACCGCTTTTAAACTACAGAGGCTTTTAACCCCAAAGGAGTATAATTTAGTCGCTGTAACCCACCACGTAGGCTTTGCCGGCCCGGGAGTAGATGAACTATCTCCGGAAAACCGCCAAAAGCTTCTGGCCGAAGGCTTTAAAGTTCTAACCACTACCCACCTTTTTGCCGGTATCGACCGGGCTTTTAGGTTTAAGTTTCAGGGGATTTATCCGGCCGAAATTGTAGCTCAATCCTTACGTCTTTTAGGGCAGGGAGTAAAGGTGGCCACCGAAATAGCCATTATGGCTTTAGATGCCGGACTAATTCCTTATGGCGAAGATGTTATCGCCATTGCCGGTACCGGCAAAGGTGCCGACACCGCAGTGGTAATAAGGCCTGCTCATTCCCATAAGCTTTTTGATACCAAAATTAAAAAGATAATCATAAAACCTTATGAATTTTAGGAGGCGGTTATGGATTTAAAAGAGGTGCAGGAATTAACCGATAAGTGGGTTAGCCAGTTTAAAGAAGGCTATTTCCCACCCATGAGCCTTGTAGTCAGGCTGGCGGAAGAAGTAGGAGAGCTTGCCCGGGAGGTTAACCACCGGTTTGGCGAAAAAAAGAAAAAACCGGGAGAGCTCTCCGGTTCCATTGAAGAAGAGTTAGGGGATATTTTATTTATCATTGCCTGCTTTGCCAACTCCCTGGGATACGACCTCTCCGAGATTTTTAAAGCAACCATGGCTAAATATTACAAAAGGGACCTGAACCGCTGGACGAAAAGAGAAGAATAGTGTAAACTATATGCTAATTATTTTATTTTTATGGGGAGGATAGAATAATGGCCGCTATTTTTGCTTTTCGGGGGATTTATTACAATCCCAAATTTCTTCCTCTTTTGCCAAAGCTTGTAACAGCTCCTTATGATATCATTTCCCCGGAGGAGCAGGAAAAATATTATAACGAACACGAATATAACTTTATACACCTGGAATTGGGAAAAACCTTTGCCGCTGATACTCCCGAAAATAACCGTTATACCCGGGCCAAAAGCTATTTAAACAATTGGCTTTCCGAGGGTATCCTGGTTCAGGAAGAAACTCCAGCCTTATATCTTTTAGAAGAAACCTTTTCCTGGGAAGGCCAATCTTACCTTAGAAAAAGCATTTTTGCGTCCGTCCAGGTAGAGCCTTACGAAAAAGGGGTAATTTTACCCCACGAAAATACCCTGCCCAAAGCCAAAGAAGACCGCTTAAATCTTCTCCGTGAGACCCGGGTTAACACCAGTCCCATTATGGTTTTATATGATGATAGCCAAAATTTGGCCTTTAATATTTTGCGGGAAAAAGCAAGTTTAATGTTTGAATTTACCGATGAAAGCGGGAGATTAAATAAGCTTTATAAAGTCGTTGACCCGGATTCCCTTTTAAAAGCCCAAAACTACTTTAAAGGCCAAAAACTTTTCATCGCCGACGGCCATCACCGTTACGATACCGCCTTAACCTATGCCCGGGAAATGGAGAAAAAAGGCATCAATGCTTACCGGGTCCTGATGCAGTTAATCCCCTTTTCGGATCCCGGTTTATTAGTCCTACCAACCCACCGGATAGTTCTCAAAGTTCAAAGTTCTCCGGCCGAAATATTGGAAAAAATCTTAGCCTATTTTACTTTCGTAGAAGTACCCTTAAAAGAAATTTTAAACCGTTTTGTAACGCTTAAGGAAAGGTACGTTTTTGGTATGTGCTTAAAAGATAAAGCTTATCTTCTTTATTTAAAAGAAAAAGACCCGGCAAATATCTTACCGGATTTTCCCGAAGTTATTGCCCGCCTACCGGTAACGGTCCTTCACGAACTAATCTTAAAACCAGCCGGCATCGGAGAAAAAGAAACCCTTTCCGGGGAGTATTTAAAATATACCAGAAACGCCCAGGATTGCATCGATGAAGTAATGACCGCAAAAGCCTTTTGTTCCTTTTTGGTTCCTCCCCCTACCGCCGAGGAAGTAGCAGCCGTTGCCCTATCCGGTAACAAAATGCCGCAAAAATCCACCTACTTTTACCCCAAACCCTTATCGGGACTGGTAATCCATCCGGTACATGATTGATTTCTATGCAGGGCGATTTGCATGTTGAGCTAATTATTTGTAGAGCGCACTCCTGTGCGCTTTTTTAATTTTTGTAACTCTTTTTAGGGCAAAGCTTAGCCCCTTGGACAGTGTGGGGTGATTGGCAAGAAGCACAGGCATCGGTATTTTTGGTAAAAGCTTCGTGAATTTTCACCGGATTTGGAGTTGAAAAGACTGTATAATAGGTTTTTTCTTGTACTTGAGTTTTTGTTATAAAAAGATCTTGCCAATTGGCCTGCCCCACCACTATTCCGGCAATTAAAAAAATTAACGTAAGAAAGATTCTTTTTGACATAAATAAAAACCCCTCCAGCTTAAGTTTTTCCAGACTGGAAGGGGTGTAAACCTGAGAATCCCAAAACGACAATTTATTTCTCAATTTTATAAACCACTACCCGCCCATTTCCTTGATCGGCTACCGCTAAAAGCTCTTCCGCATAAGCAATCCCGGTAGGTAAAAACATCTGATTTAGTTCATGCCCCTTTTCTCCAAAACTCCAAAGGTATTTACCCTTTAAAGAGAAAGCGTCAAGGCGATTTAACAGGGTGTTCGCCACCACAATCGTATCATCAAAGGCGGTAATTCCCCGGGGACAAAGTAAATAGCCCTCCCCAAAAACTTTGGTAAAACCTTCTTCAATCTTTCCGTCAACTATGCGATTGGCTGCCGCATCGGTTACGTAAAGTTCATCCCCAACCACTTGTAAATACGAAGGTGAAACTAAGTCACCGTTTTGCGTAAGCGTTTTTAAGTATCTTCCATCTTTGTCCATGAGAATAATGCTTTTTTGGTTAACATCGGCTACAAATATATTATCCCCTTCTACCCAAATACCCATAGGACTTTTTAAAAATTCCGCCCCCAGCTCCCGCATTTTACCATTCCTTGGGTCAATCTCCTTGATGACCCCATCCATTAAGTCGGAAACATAGATTTTACCGGCCGAATCTACATAAACGCTCCAGGGATAGGTAAATTCACCTTTTTGGCCGTAACTTGCAACTGGAGTGCCATCGGTTTCAAAAACATAAACTTTTTTCCTGGCACCATCAGTAACATAAATTTTTGTACCGCGAAGAAAAACGCCGCAGGGTTTGGCCAATTTTTCTTGATAATACGAATCAATAATCAAAAAAGGGGTTAGAGGCTGAGATTTGGATGAAAATACGGACAAAAGATCATGTACATTAATCCTTTGCTGATAATTTAAAAAAACAAGGAAAAAAATTATTATTAAAAGCCACCAGTAAATCTTCCACCTTTTTTTTCCCATTGGTATATGTCCCCTTCAGTATTTTTTCCCCATCCATATTACCATAATATTCCTGAAATTTTTGCCAAAATAACGGGGAACAAACGAAAATTTTTCCTCGAAAACTTTACAGAAAAGAAAAAACCTGCCGTAAAGCAGGCCAGCTTTTATTCAAACCAGTGACACTTGTTACAGAAGGTCTGGGCTGCTCCTTCTTTGGACTCGCCCGGCTTCTTGTTGTGACAAACAAAGCAGTTCGTAAAGCCTTTCTCCTTGGCCCAGGTTCCGTGTTTCGGCATCCAGGGTTCCGAGTGGGTAATTGGTTTCTTGGTGTGGCAGCTCCGGCAGAACTGGTTGCCCCGGGCATACTGCACCACCGGCTCTTTATCAAGGTTTAAAGCTACCATCTTCATCCCGTAATTATGGCAGGATTCGCAGTATTTTAAATCTTTTCTTGCCTGGACTCCATGAAT
It includes:
- the purS gene encoding phosphoribosylformylglycinamidine synthase subunit PurS, whose translation is MAIAHVIVELKPQVLDPQGEAVKNSLHSLGYEEVKKVRVGKYITLEVEGNDLKEVEEKVKEMADKLLANVVVEKFTVRVEG
- the purC gene encoding phosphoribosylaminoimidazolesuccinocarboxamide synthase codes for the protein MEKKFLYEGKAKIVYATANPEEVVVYYKDAATAFDGKKKGEIENKGYLNAQISAYIFKYLEKQGIKTHFIDLIGEREHRVKKLEIIPLEVVVRNIAAGSLSKRLGLPEGTTLPLPVVELYYKNDELGDPLINHSHAKVLNLATQEEINYLEETALKINKLLVEFFSSLNILLVDFKLEFGRFNGEVLLGDEISPDTCRLWDKDTKEKLDKDRFRRDLGGVAEAYLEILKRIKEKA
- the purB gene encoding adenylosuccinate lyase, which produces MIARYTLPEMKKIWSDETKFRTWLQVEVAVAEAMGELGLIPKDAAKVIKEKANFDVARVLEIEKTVKHDVIAFLTNVAEYVGEESKYIHKGLTSSDVLDTALALQLKEAGELLLKKLEGIHKLTLTLAEQYRYTVMIGRTHGVHAEPITFGLKMLLWASEIERNMERLKAAIKTISVGKISGAVGTYANVPPEVEQRVCEKLGLTPEKVSTQIIQRDRHAEFVLTLALIATTFDKFATEIRTLQRTEILELEEPFTEGQKGSSAMPHKRNPVLCERISGLARVVRSYSIASLENVVLWQERDISHSSAERMILPDATATLYYMMHVFSEVLENLNVYPKNMEKNLNLTGGLIYSQRVLLALVEKGILREVAYKIVQRNAMTAWKTGKNFKELLLADQELLGLLKPEEIEELFDYNYHLKHIDTIFQRFGL
- the purE gene encoding 5-(carboxyamino)imidazole ribonucleotide mutase; this translates as MYKVGIIMGSDSDWEVVKKAVEVLKEFGVEYEVKVASAHRTPDKALNFARSALEKGFGVIIAAAGMAAHLPGVLAAVTTLPVIGIPIKASLEGIDSLLAIAQMPPGVPVATVGINAAKNAGLLAVQILSLSDESLAQKLYAYKEKLALEVEEKEQKLLAKLS
- the guaA gene encoding glutamine-hydrolyzing GMP synthase, which encodes MASKVIVLDFGGQYSQLIARRIRELKIYCEMLPYNTPLEKIVKENPGGIVFSGGPSSVYGEGAPTVDPEIYRLNIPIMGICYGMQLMAHQLGGEVRPAEGREYGKTPLFILDRDKLFAGLKETEICWMSHGDFVAKAPAGFKVSAKTEYTPIAAMENREQKLYAVQFHPEVVHTPKGKEILQNFLYNICELTPDWTMESFAQRAIKEIKEQVGDEKVVCALSGGVDSSVAAVLVHKAVGDNLTCIFVDHGLLRKGEADEVVRTFKEQFQMNLVFVDAKERFLGKLKGVRDPEQKRKIIGHEFIRVFEEEAAKLGEIRYLVQGTLYPDVVESGTATAATIKSHHNVGGLPEDMKFKLIEPLKWLFKDEVRELGLELGLPESIVWRHPFPGPGLAVRVLGEITEEKLRILREADYIFIDELKKSGWYRKTWQAFAVLPNLQSVGVMGDERTYAYTIALRAVTSEDGMTADWVRLPYELLEKISARIVGEVKGVNRVVYDITSKPPATIEWE
- the hpt gene encoding hypoxanthine phosphoribosyltransferase; the encoded protein is MHQDVAEILISEEEIRAKVKELGQQISRDYAGQELLLVGILRGAMLFMSDLMREIDIPVNIDFMVVSSYGAGTTTSGEVRVLKDLDRGIEGRNVLLIEDIVDTGLTLNYLTKYLANRHPKSLKVCTLLNKPSRRRIEVPVDYNGFIIPDKFVVGYGLDYNEFYRNLPYIGVLKPEIYQV
- a CDS encoding pyruvate kinase alpha/beta domain-containing protein encodes the protein MKITAGSQNTELVLELAAKEAIQENIKNVVVATCSGATAFKLQRLLTPKEYNLVAVTHHVGFAGPGVDELSPENRQKLLAEGFKVLTTTHLFAGIDRAFRFKFQGIYPAEIVAQSLRLLGQGVKVATEIAIMALDAGLIPYGEDVIAIAGTGKGADTAVVIRPAHSHKLFDTKIKKIIIKPYEF
- a CDS encoding nucleotide pyrophosphohydrolase — its product is MDLKEVQELTDKWVSQFKEGYFPPMSLVVRLAEEVGELAREVNHRFGEKKKKPGELSGSIEEELGDILFIIACFANSLGYDLSEIFKATMAKYYKRDLNRWTKREE
- a CDS encoding DUF1015 domain-containing protein → MAAIFAFRGIYYNPKFLPLLPKLVTAPYDIISPEEQEKYYNEHEYNFIHLELGKTFAADTPENNRYTRAKSYLNNWLSEGILVQEETPALYLLEETFSWEGQSYLRKSIFASVQVEPYEKGVILPHENTLPKAKEDRLNLLRETRVNTSPIMVLYDDSQNLAFNILREKASLMFEFTDESGRLNKLYKVVDPDSLLKAQNYFKGQKLFIADGHHRYDTALTYAREMEKKGINAYRVLMQLIPFSDPGLLVLPTHRIVLKVQSSPAEILEKILAYFTFVEVPLKEILNRFVTLKERYVFGMCLKDKAYLLYLKEKDPANILPDFPEVIARLPVTVLHELILKPAGIGEKETLSGEYLKYTRNAQDCIDEVMTAKAFCSFLVPPPTAEEVAAVALSGNKMPQKSTYFYPKPLSGLVIHPVHD